A region of Streptomyces cinnamoneus DNA encodes the following proteins:
- a CDS encoding ATP-binding protein codes for MDTEGTTGSAYEASGTAAPRLPRQAGPPGTPPPLPPRPAGPPPAPAAGTEPPFLTWLRTPRPDAAAPGVWRFGHRPRPAQEPDRVPGRQLISGAVISLLCGWLLWSLLWNGYLGHYWIWPLFALTPDSWRQEGMFAVWVVYGYYTLCALVLVVVFGRLGRWAQVWQRWIAPALARLWDDSGDAPAAVPEPEQDPAQWPRLRAAGAHDAADRLAADARAGLMNDVDFARVERAWQSARDRPGRLAAFTDTVLRHGAAACAHPSGARDLPVRAARHDLVTGQVRLGAAVDDERNPYGHRGAGCALDPALLGTSLLAVGPPGCGKTGRLVRPVLESLCLQALAGRAAVVAVGAAGAGLAPDDAFDVVVKIGRPDSAYDIDLYGGTDDPDEAAAVLAEGLVGDLAAALPGGDGRRAATALAQLLGPYRAAHGRFPSVPELRELLDGDSPALDALRAALKAGGHETLARELDARERQAHRPGDPGPLLADRLALLDRPAFAGFFDTSAGDRAFSLRGLEHPLRVRVDLPERGHAEASRMLARLLLAQFAECAAGRTDRSLFACLVLDDATHTLTTETVRGLGRLRSAHAGAVLTLRTLDDVPEALRSALLGAVGCRMAFSGVTTWDGARFAEVWGKEWVETRDVTDRQIIAHEPITRVTHVVRRVITGRAVTAQSVTVRKVERERWSASELAHAVPAGHAVLSVTSVRGGSAPPVLVDLES; via the coding sequence ATGGACACCGAGGGCACCACCGGGAGCGCGTACGAGGCGTCCGGCACGGCGGCACCCCGCCTGCCCCGCCAGGCCGGGCCGCCCGGCACCCCGCCGCCGCTGCCGCCGCGCCCCGCGGGCCCGCCCCCCGCGCCCGCCGCCGGCACCGAGCCGCCCTTCCTGACCTGGCTGCGCACGCCCCGCCCGGACGCCGCCGCACCCGGCGTCTGGCGCTTCGGCCACCGGCCCCGGCCGGCCCAGGAGCCGGACCGCGTCCCGGGCCGCCAGCTGATCAGCGGCGCGGTGATCTCCCTGCTGTGCGGCTGGCTGCTGTGGTCGCTGCTGTGGAACGGCTACCTCGGCCACTACTGGATCTGGCCGCTGTTCGCCCTGACTCCCGACTCCTGGCGGCAGGAGGGCATGTTCGCCGTCTGGGTGGTCTACGGCTACTACACCCTGTGCGCCCTCGTCCTCGTCGTCGTCTTCGGCCGGCTCGGGCGCTGGGCACAGGTCTGGCAGCGCTGGATCGCCCCCGCCCTCGCCCGCCTGTGGGACGACTCCGGCGACGCGCCGGCCGCCGTCCCCGAGCCCGAGCAGGACCCCGCCCAGTGGCCCCGGCTGCGGGCCGCCGGCGCGCACGACGCCGCCGACCGGCTCGCGGCGGACGCCCGGGCGGGGCTGATGAACGACGTCGACTTCGCCCGCGTCGAGCGCGCCTGGCAGTCGGCGCGCGACCGGCCCGGCCGCCTGGCCGCCTTCACCGACACCGTGCTCCGCCACGGCGCCGCCGCCTGCGCCCACCCGTCGGGCGCGCGCGACCTGCCGGTGCGCGCCGCCCGGCACGACCTCGTCACCGGCCAGGTGCGGCTGGGCGCCGCCGTCGACGACGAGCGCAATCCGTACGGCCACCGGGGCGCCGGCTGCGCCCTCGACCCGGCGCTGCTGGGCACCTCCCTGCTGGCCGTCGGCCCGCCCGGCTGCGGCAAGACCGGGCGGCTGGTGCGGCCCGTGCTCGAGTCGCTGTGCCTCCAGGCGCTGGCCGGCCGGGCGGCGGTCGTCGCCGTCGGCGCGGCGGGCGCGGGCCTGGCCCCGGACGACGCCTTCGACGTCGTCGTGAAGATCGGGCGGCCCGACTCCGCGTACGACATCGACCTGTACGGCGGCACCGACGACCCCGACGAGGCGGCCGCGGTCCTCGCCGAAGGGCTCGTCGGCGACCTCGCGGCCGCCCTCCCCGGCGGGGACGGCCGGCGCGCGGCCACCGCCCTGGCCCAGCTCCTCGGCCCCTACCGGGCCGCCCACGGCCGCTTCCCCTCCGTCCCCGAGCTGCGCGAGCTCCTCGACGGCGACTCCCCGGCGCTCGACGCGCTGCGCGCCGCCCTCAAGGCCGGCGGCCACGAGACCCTCGCCCGGGAGCTCGACGCCCGCGAGCGGCAGGCCCACCGCCCCGGCGACCCCGGCCCCCTGCTCGCCGACCGGCTCGCCCTGCTCGACCGGCCCGCCTTCGCCGGCTTCTTCGACACCTCGGCCGGCGACCGCGCCTTCTCGCTGCGCGGCCTGGAACACCCGCTGAGGGTCCGTGTCGACCTGCCCGAGCGCGGCCACGCCGAGGCGTCCCGGATGCTCGCCCGGCTCCTGCTCGCCCAGTTCGCCGAGTGCGCCGCCGGCCGCACCGACCGTTCGCTCTTCGCCTGCCTCGTCCTCGACGATGCCACCCACACCCTCACCACCGAGACGGTGCGCGGGCTGGGCCGGCTGCGCTCCGCGCACGCGGGAGCCGTCCTCACCCTGCGCACCCTCGACGACGTGCCCGAGGCGCTGCGCAGCGCCCTGCTCGGCGCGGTCGGCTGCCGGATGGCGTTCTCCGGGGTGACCACGTGGGACGGCGCCCGCTTCGCCGAGGTGTGGGGCAAGGAGTGGGTCGAGACCCGCGACGTCACCGACCGCCAGATCATCGCCCACGAGCCCATCACCCGGGTGACGCACGTCGTGCGGCGCGTCATCACCGGCCGGGCGGTCACCGCCCAGTCCGTCACGGTCCGCAAGGTCGAACGTGAGCGCTGGTCGGCGTCCGAGCTCGCCCACGCCGTGCCCGCCGGGCACGCGGTGCTGTCCGTGACGTCCGTACGCGGCGGCAGCGCGCCGCCCGTGCTGGTCGACCTGGAGAGCTGA